In one window of Gossypium hirsutum isolate 1008001.06 chromosome A01, Gossypium_hirsutum_v2.1, whole genome shotgun sequence DNA:
- the LOC107887650 gene encoding uncharacterized protein, whose protein sequence is MDKQQESFGKLKKALMEALMLIQPVLGKEFTVYSDASHVGLGSVLMQKDRYGGITYTGRSCIIYSDHKSLKYLLTQKELILRQRKSVELLKDYDYTIEYHLGKVNVVANALSRRVKSDLRAMLARLSLLDDVESGETSDFGINSKGVLCFRERMCIPKDDDLRQSILWKAHSGLYAMHPGGNKNWNLRKLYWWPGLKREVVDFVGKCLVYQKVKAKHQFPSRKDSIWVIVDQITKSAHFIPVRTDYSLQKLARLYVAEIVRLHGVPVSIIFDRDLRFSLRF, encoded by the exons ATGGACaagcagcaagagagttttggaaaactcaagAAAGCTTTAATGGAGGCCCTTATGTTGATTCAGCCAGTGCTTGGGAAGGAGTTTACTGTTTATAGCGACGCGTCGCATGTGGGCTTAGGTTCTGTATTGATGCAAAAGGACAG atatggaggcattacttatacaGGGAGAAGTTGCataatttattcggaccacaagagtttgaagtacctcCTTACCCAAAAGGAGTTAATCCTTAGGCAGCGTAAGTCggtggaattattgaaggattatgattatACGATTGAATACCACCTTGGCAAAGTAAATGTGGTAGCCAACGCGTTGAGTCGTAGGGTTAAATCAGACTTGAGAGCTATGCTCGCccgtttaagcttgttggatgatg TGGAGAGTGGGGAGACATCGGACTTTGGGATAAATAGTAAAGGAGTATTGTGTTTTCGTGAGAGAATGTGTATACCAAAGGACGATGATCTAAGGCAGTCCATTCTGTGGAAAGCACATAGTGGtctctatgctatgcatcctggtggaaacaAGAATTGGAATTTACGTAAGCTTTATTGGTGGCCGGGACTTAAGCGCGAGGTTGTAGACTTCGTAGGTAAATGCTTGGTTTATCAAAAGGTGAAGGCGAAACATCAGTTTCCCTCAag gaaagactcgatatgggttatagtggatcaaATAACCAAGTCTGCACATTTCATACCGGTTCGCACCGACTACTCATTGCAAAAGCTAGCTAggctgtatgtggcagagattgtaagattgcatggagtgccagtatCCATAATATTTGATAGGGACCTACGTTTCAGTTTGCGATTTTGA